One genomic region from Leishmania braziliensis MHOM/BR/75/M2904 complete genome, chromosome 35 encodes:
- a CDS encoding putative cystathione gamma lyase, with amino-acid sequence MSSKQHLVSDFTTGSGSWLPQAQGFDTLQVHGGVRPDPVTGAILTPIYQSTTFVQESIDKYQAKGYSYTRSANPTVAVLEQRLCALENGNHCTVYNTGMAATTTAISSFMNAGDHAILTNCCYGGTNRACRVFFSRLGMEFTFVDMRDPKNVLDSIKPNTKLVISETPANPTLLLIDVAAVSKICKEKGILHICDNTFATALIMRPLDHGADVTLISTTKYVDGHDMTVGGALVTNSKELDDKLRLTQNILGNLMSPQVAFLQLQTVKTMSLRVEKQSRNAQKVAEFLEAHPAVERVVYSGLASHPQKELADRQHRNNLHGGMLWFEVKGGTAAGRLLMDTVPRPWSLCENLGASESIITCPSVMTHANMTTEDRMKVGITDGFVRVSCGIEDADDLIAALKVAMDALVQ; translated from the coding sequence ATGTCCTCAAAACAGCACCTCGTCTCTGACTTCACGACCGGCTCCGGCTCGTGGTTGCCGCAGGCGCAGGGCTTTGACACCTTGCAGGTGCACGGTGGCGTCCGCCCTGACCCGGTCACGGGTGCCATTCTCACCCCAATCTACCAGTCTACCACGTTCGTGCAGGAGTCGATCGATAAGTACCAGGCGAAGGGCTACTCCTACACCCGCTCTGCTAACCCTACGGTTGCGGTGCTGGAGCAGAGGCTGTGTGCATTGGAGAACGGCAACCACTGCACGGTGTACAACACCGGCATGGCTGCGACCACCACGGCTATCTCGTCGTTCATGAACGCTGGAGACCACGCCATCTTAACGAACTGCTGCTACGGTGGCACGAACCGCGCCTGCCGTGTGTTCTTCAGTCGTTTGGGGATGGAGTTTACCTTTGTTGACATGCGCGATCCCAAGAACGTCCTTGATTCTATCAAGCCTAACACGAAGTTGGTGATTAGCGAGACGCCTGCAAACCCCACTTTGCTTCTCATCGACGTCGCTGCGGTGTCGAAGATCTGCAAGGAGAAGGGTATCCTGCACATATGCGACAACACCTTTGCCACAGCCCTCATCATGCGCCCGCTCGACCACGGCGCTGATGTCACATTGATCAGCACGACTAAGTACGTGGACGGCCACGACATGACTGTCGGCGGCGCCCTCGTGACCAACAGCAAAGAGTTGGACGACAAGTTGCGCTTGACCCAGAACATCCTGGGAAACCTCATGAGCCCCCAGGTGGccttcctgcagctgcagacgGTGAAGACGATGTCGCTACGcgtggagaagcagagcCGGAACGCACAAAAGGTGGCCGAGTTCCTGGAGGCACACCCCGCCGTGGAACGTGTTGTCTACTCGGGCCTTGCCTCCCACCCGCAGAAAGAGCTGGCCGaccggcagcaccgcaacAACCTGCACGGCGGCATGCTTTGGTTTGAGGTCAAGGGTGGAACGGCCGCGGGTCGCCTCCTGATGGACACCGTGCCGCGACCGTGGTCTCTGTGCGAGAATCTCGGTGCCTCAGAGAGCATCATCACCTGCCCCTCTGTCATGACCCACGCGAACATGACGACCGAGGACCGCATGAAGGTCGGCATAACGGACGGCTTCGTGCGTGTGAGCTGCGGTATCGAAGACGCCGATGACCTTATCGCCGCTCTCAAGGTCGCCATGGACGCCCTTGTTCAGTAA
- a CDS encoding putative replication factor C, subunit 3, with product MYAGRQGEEGKVAASHLPWVEKYRPSTLESVVAHEDILSTLRHLMNSGNMPHLLLYGPPGTGKTTTIKACAYYLYGKDRVRANVLEMNASDDRGIDVVRQQTREFASTTSIFSVMGSSSSTGSGSGGSAVKFKLVILDEADQMSHDAQAALRRVIEKYTRNVRFCLLCNHINKIIPALQSRCTRFRFAPVKKSAMMPRLRYVAEHEGVKYTTDGLAAAYRLSQGDLRRCLNTMQASALSANEITEESVYRVTGNPTPADVTTIVSHMLSSDFATSWIKTEEAVTQKGISMADLTREIHPVVMAMDLPQDCKCFLLMKLSDLEYYAAGGARESAGLGGLLGAFQLVKETVTQRKPIKDVAGDCAF from the coding sequence ATGTACGCAGGCAGGCAAGGTGAGGAGGGCAAGGTGGCTGCCAGCCATCTGCCATGGGTGGAGAAGTACCGTCCTAGCACACTGGAGAGCGTCGTCGCACACGAGGACATTCTCAGCACGTTACGGCACCTCATGAATAGCGGTAACATGCCTCACCTGCTGCTCTACGGTCCGCCTGGTACTGGTAAGACGACCACCATTAAGGCATGTGCGTACTATCTCTACGGTAAGGATCGAGTGCGCGCGAACGTGCTTGAGATGAACGCGTCCGATGACCGTGGCATCGACGTGGTGCGCCAGCAGACTCGCGAGTTCGCTAGTACCACTTCCATATTTTCCGTAATGGGCTCCAGCAGCTCAACTGGAAGCGGAAGCGGTGGCTCGGCGGTAAAGTTTAAGCTTGTGATCCTTGACGAGGCAGATCAGATGTCCCACGATGcccaggcggcgctgcgtcgcgtTATCGAGAAGTACACGCGCAACGTGCGCTTCTGCCTCCTCTGCAACCACATCAACAAAATCATTCCCGCTCTGCAGTCTCGGTGCACTCGCTTCCGCTTCGCACCAGTGAAGAAGTCGGCGATGATGCCGCGCCTCCGGTACGTTGCAGAGCACGAAGGCGTCAAGTATACGACGGACGGGCTGGCGGCCGCGTACCGCCTCAGCCAAGGCGATTTGCGCCGGTGCCTCAACACCATGCAGGCCTCGGCTCTCTCTGCAAATGAGATTACGGAAGAGTCTGTCTACCGAGTCACCGGGAACCCGACCCCTGCGGACGTGACGACGATCGTGTCGCACATGCTTTCTAGCGACTTCGCGACAAGCTGGATCAAGACAGAGGAGGCTGTTACGCAGAAAGGTATCTCCATGGCGGACTTGACTCGCGAGATCCATCCCGTCGTGATGGCCATGGACTTGCCTCAGGACTGCAAGTGTTTTCTGCTCATGAAGCTTTCGGACCTCGAGTACTACGCGGCCGGCGGGGCGCGTGAGTCGGCTGGCCTTGGTGGGCTGCTGGGGGCCTTTCAGCTTGTCAAGGAGACCGTTACGCAGCGCAAGCCAATCAAGGATGTGGCCGGAGACTGCGCGTTCTAA
- a CDS encoding Peroxin 19: MSDNDLDVLLDEAMDMVDEQERKHEEEVRVRDAKLEDDLQKALDEASGTVSGDADMMKMFMSMLGGGADDASLDGFKKSVMTMVSTLEVEENLGEEDKANLLRVKELMRVMEEEDLDKANSLLEQMKQEGKLPDDNSVGDADVDEASRRCMEMLQQLSNATQGGNVDPASTPVAASSSSATSPAASAGNSATIPAEVDRATEAMASALISTLVDPQFVEPIKLMRDSYGPYMEAHRSELSQEDCERYDRQQARAQEICDLLQNPISGAEDPRLVQLLELMNNYSELGNPPSNLVEYAPKNRKESNSASDTTA; encoded by the coding sequence ATGTCTGATAACGACCTCGACGTGCTTCTTGACGAGGCGATGGATATGGTCGACGAACAGGAGCGcaagcacgaggaggaggttcGCGTACGGGACGCAAAGTTGGAGGACGATCTGCAAAAGGCTCTGGATGAGGCCTCTGGTACAGTCAGTGGTGACGCGGATATGATGAAGATGTTTATGTCCATgctcggcggtggcgctgacgACGCTTCTCTCGACGGTTTCAAGAAAAGCGTCATGACAATGGTTTCCAcactggaggtggaggagaatTTGGGCGAAGAGGACAAGGCGAACCTGCTACGAGTGAAGGAGCTGATGCGCGTgatggaagaggaggaccTTGACAAGGCAAACAGCTTACTGGAGCAGATGAAGCAGGAGGGCAAGCTTCCTGATGACAATAGCGTCGGTGACGCGGATGTCGATGAGGCGTCGAGACGGTGCATGGAAATGCTCCAACAGCTCTCCAACGCCACACAAGGAGGGAATGTGGACCCAGCGTCGACGCCGGTAGCAGCCTCGTCGTCTTCAGCTACATCACCGGCGGCCTCAGCTGGCAATAGTGCCACGATCCCTGCTGAGGTAGACCGTGCAACGGAGGCCATGGCATCGGCTTTGATTTCGACGCTAGTGGATCCACAGTTTGTCGAACCCATAAAACTGATGCGCGACTCGTACGGACCGTACATGGAGGCGCACCGCAGCGAGCTGTCGCAGGAGGACTGCGAGCGCTACGATCGCCAACAAGCCAGGGCGCAAGAAATCTGCGACTTACTGCAGAACCCCATCTCTGGAGCAGAGGATCCACggctcgtgcagctgctggagctcaTGAACAACTACTCGGAGCTAGGTAATCCGCCGAGCAACCTGGTCGAGTATGCGCCTAAGAATCGAAAGGAGTCGAACAGTGCCAGTGACACGACGGCATAA
- a CDS encoding putative 60S ribosomal subunit protein L31 — protein MTRAGMKGKVLGKEKKIAIIDARKKAVESRRSRDDKRWKRVIARMDEEKRKRFHGVGNTAKNSRARGTTRASLRKRTGRKPDAVSMEATIHLSKLLKKKTFAKRAPLAIKRIKAFVGRLMKTKDNRIDASLNTYIWHKGVKGVPGRVRVLIQRKSETAEGNKHKHFFTVISNVPVASFKGLTTKTVEQ, from the coding sequence ATGACACGCGCTGGCATGAAGGGTAAGGTGCTTggcaaggagaagaagatCGCCATCATCGATGCTCGCAAGAAGGCCGTGGAGAGCCGCAGGAGTCGCGACGACAAGCGCTGGAAGCGTGTGATCGCGAGGATGGAcgaggagaagcgcaagaGGTTCCATGGCGTCGGCAACACGGCGAAGaactctcgcgcgcgcggtACGACCCGCGCGTCCCTGCGCAAGCGCACTGGCCGCAAGCCGGACGCTGTGAGCATGGAGGCGACGATTCACTTGTCgaagctgctgaagaagaagaccTTCGCGAAGCGCGCTCCGCTGGCGATCAAGCGCATCAAGGCGTTTGTGGGTCGTCTGATGAAGACGAAGGACAACCGCATTGACGCGTCGCTGAACACGTACATCTGGCACAAGGGCGTGAAGGGCGTCCCTGgccgcgtgcgcgtgctgaTTCAGCGCAAGTCGGAGACGGCGGAGGGCAACAAGCACAAGCATTTCTTCACGGTCATCTCGAACGTGCCGGTTGCGTCCTTCAAGGGCTTGACCACGAAGACCGTGGAGCAGTAG